From the Kitasatospora atroaurantiaca genome, the window AGGCCGACGGCGTGGAGGCGTACGTGCACCGCCCGGAGGGCCAGGTGCGTGGCGCGGTGGTGGTCTGCTCGGAGCTGTACGGGGTGAACACCTACGCCCGGGCCACCTGCGCGGAGTTGGCGCAGGCCGGGTTCGTGGCGCTGGCGCCCGACTACTACTGGCGCAGCGCACGGCGCACCGAGCTCGGCTACACGCCCGAGGAGCGCGAGACGGGCCTGACACTGATGCGTGCGCTGGATCGCGACGAACTGGTCGCGGATGCCGCGGACGCGCTGGCGTTCGCGCGCAGCGAGGCCGGCGGGCGGGGGGTGGCCTTCCTGGGGCTGAGCATGGGCGGGCACATCGCGGTGCGCGCGGCGACCGAGCTGCGCTTCGAGCTGGCTGCGGTCTTCTACCCGGGCTGGCTGCTCAACAGCGGCTTTCCGCTGGTCGGCCCGGTGCCGCCGTTGGAGAACAGCGAGCGGATCGCCGCCAACGGCGTCTTCCTGCTGGGCTTCAGGGGCGAGGAGGACCACATCATTCTCGCCGAGGAGTGGGAGCAGGCCGAGCAGCGCCTCACCGACGCCAAGGTCCCCCACGAACTGGTCAGCTACCCGGGCGCCCGCCACGGCTTCGCCTGCGCCGACCGCCCGGCCGACTACGACCCGGAAGCCGGCGCGGACGCCTGGCGTCGCGTCCACGAGGCTCTGGCGGCCCACCTGTAGCACGCCGCCCCTGCACCGGGGGCACCGCCCGCCCGCGAGCTGGAGACGTCCGGCCCGGTCACGCCCGCTGGCCAGGCCGGCGGGCTGCCGGTCATCCGCTCCGACCGGGCCGGCGCGGGCGGTTTCGTCCAGCAGACTCACCTTCACGGCCTCGTGGTTGATCAATGCCGTCTCGACAGCGCCCGTGATCACCTCGAGGCCGTTCCGCTGTCCGCCGAACGCCAAAACCCCCGGCCGGCTCAACGAGCCGACCGGGGGGGCAAAGGTCAAAGAAGAAGCTCAGACGGTCGATGCCGCAGCTGCCCGCAGGACGGCCCAGGCGTCGGCCGTGAGCGGGTCGCCGTGCCCGAAGACCGCGGTCTGGACGTCCAGTTCAGAAAGCCGGTGGAACGAGTCGATGGCCCGCTTCCGGTCGGTGTTGAAGACCCCGAGGATGGTCCGGCCGCCCACGTTCGCCACCGCATCACCGGTGAACAGCACCCGGGGCCCCGGCAGATACAGCGCGACACTCCCGTCCGTGTGCCCCGGGACGGCGACCACCCGCGCGCCGCCGCCGAAGTCGAGCACGTCACCGTCGTTGAGCTCGACGTCGACGTGCACGGGCGGGGCCGCCGGAGGGCGGGACATGTTCTCGTAGAGTTCGCGCTCCCACACGGGGGCGTCGGTGAAGACCGGCTCCGCTGCGGCTCGCTCCCCCCGGATAACGGGCGCGTCGAGCGCGTGCGCCAGCACCTCCGCACCGGACCAGGCGGCGACCTCGGCCGCCGATCCGACGTGATCCTCATGACAGTGCGTCAGGACGATCCGCCGCAGGCCACCCGGCGCGAACCCAAGACTGAGCACCGCCTCCGCGATGGCCGGGCCGGATCCGACCACGCCGGTGTCGATCAGCGTCAACGCCCCCGGGTCGCGCCAGAGGTAGGCGTGTCCGACTTCGAACGCGAGCAGGTGCAACTCAGGCAGAACCTCGACTATCTCCATACCCGGGAACGTAACCAGCACTGCCCAGCCGGAACCCCCGGTTCACCCGTAGCTGATCGCAGTTCGAAGTAAGCGCCGCGCAGCTTGTCGATCACCAGGCGGGCTGCCGGGAAGACGAGGCTGGTCTGCCGGTAGCAGCGGTCGATGAGGGCTGCGGCATCACCGGGTGGCGCAGGGCGGCTTCGGCGGCGCGGATCTCCGCTGTGCGCGGTTCTGCGACGGCCTGATCGGTGCGGCCTACCCGGACGGCACGCTCCACGCGATCTCCGCCGCGTTGGTGGACTGGTACGCCTCGGCGGGTCGCCGGTTACGGCCCGGTGGGCTGCCCCGGTGCACCTGCCCGGACCTGTGAGGAGACCCCTTTGACCAGCCCACTGACGACCACTCACCTGGTGACGGTGGTGGGGATCGGGGCGCACGGCCGGCCCGCCCTGGCGCCGGTGTCCTAGCGCCGGTGTCCGAGCGCCCCCAAGCGAGGCTCAGCCGTTCAGCGCCGCGGTGGCGGCCTTCACCTGGGCCTGC encodes:
- a CDS encoding dienelactone hydrolase family protein, encoding MAGQWQTLGEADGVEAYVHRPEGQVRGAVVVCSELYGVNTYARATCAELAQAGFVALAPDYYWRSARRTELGYTPEERETGLTLMRALDRDELVADAADALAFARSEAGGRGVAFLGLSMGGHIAVRAATELRFELAAVFYPGWLLNSGFPLVGPVPPLENSERIAANGVFLLGFRGEEDHIILAEEWEQAEQRLTDAKVPHELVSYPGARHGFACADRPADYDPEAGADAWRRVHEALAAHL
- a CDS encoding MBL fold metallo-hydrolase, yielding MEIVEVLPELHLLAFEVGHAYLWRDPGALTLIDTGVVGSGPAIAEAVLSLGFAPGGLRRIVLTHCHEDHVGSAAEVAAWSGAEVLAHALDAPVIRGERAAAEPVFTDAPVWERELYENMSRPPAAPPVHVDVELNDGDVLDFGGGARVVAVPGHTDGSVALYLPGPRVLFTGDAVANVGGRTILGVFNTDRKRAIDSFHRLSELDVQTAVFGHGDPLTADAWAVLRAAAASTV